One window of Helicobacter sp. MIT 99-5507 genomic DNA carries:
- a CDS encoding NAD+ synthase: MQKKIEKIEKFLLKESKKRGFNSIVFGLSGGIDSAVVGYFCNKVFKKKARAFIMPSTFSNPKNTDDAINFAKSIGLYYEVIDIGKFQDDFASISHLKEDSKDLHRIGNFIARIRMAILYDKSYLHNALVIGTSNKSELMLGYGTLYGDMACAINPIGNIYKSEIFEIAKHIGIPKYIIDKKPSADLFEGQSDEYDLGYSYEMIDKLLVQIDSNLSKKHLLKKGFEREFIESIQNRIKNNRFKSKMPKIAKV, encoded by the coding sequence TTGCAAAAAAAGATTGAAAAAATAGAAAAATTTCTTTTAAAAGAGAGTAAAAAAAGAGGATTTAATAGTATTGTTTTTGGGCTTAGTGGCGGTATTGATAGTGCTGTTGTTGGATATTTTTGCAATAAAGTATTTAAAAAGAAAGCAAGAGCTTTTATTATGCCCTCAACCTTTTCTAATCCAAAAAATACAGATGATGCAATAAATTTTGCTAAGTCAATTGGGCTTTATTATGAAGTGATAGATATTGGCAAGTTTCAAGATGATTTTGCTTCTATATCACATTTAAAAGAGGATTCTAAAGATTTGCATAGAATTGGCAATTTTATAGCTAGAATTCGTATGGCAATTTTATATGATAAATCTTATTTACATAATGCACTTGTAATTGGCACGAGTAATAAAAGTGAATTAATGCTTGGATATGGCACATTGTATGGAGATATGGCTTGTGCAATAAATCCTATTGGAAATATTTATAAGAGTGAGATTTTTGAGATTGCAAAACATATTGGAATCCCAAAATATATCATCGATAAAAAACCATCAGCAGATTTATTTGAAGGTCAAAGCGATGAATATGATTTAGGATATAGCTACGAGATGATTGATAAGCTATTAGTGCAAATAGATTCTAATTTGAGTAAAAAACATCTATTAAAAAAAGGCTTTGAAAGAGAATTTATAGAATCTATTCAAAATAGGATTAAAAATAATAGATTTAAAAGCAAAATGCCAAAAATCGCAAAGGTTTGA
- a CDS encoding ABC transporter ATP-binding protein, giving the protein MKDLILQFLPYIKGHKYKFIAAIGAGIVTALCTAFIAYLVKPVLDDVFSAKNAFMLVILPIVVIIAYFGKSTGMYIQSYLMNYIGLDIVRQIRNELLEHILSLEIDFFNKMRNGELIARITNDIEAVRNAVSNYIGDFARESVTFIALIFVIIYQSPKMAIFGIIIMGLSMIPVNIIAKKIKNRSKASMEQNSDITSKLNEIFNNAELIKASNSENIETKYFKEANFKFFRINMKVVQQNQLVNPLMEFLGAIIIAIIIYIGGNEVINDRMTTGEFFSFITALFMAYTPLKKLTSIYTGVQGAVAAGNRIIEILHREPTIKDGTKLINKNIESIKFSNVSLYYGDILALQNIDIDFKYNEIVVLKGKSGSGKSSIVNLILRLYTPTSGNITINNTPIKEYTQKSICDNIAIVTQRIFIFNDSIAANVAYGQEVDENKIIDALKQSFAYDFVKKLPDGIYTKLDEYGANLSGGQRQRIAIARAIYRNPKVLIFDEATSALDKNTEDSIKNTIELIKKDKIIIIIAHRPSTMELANKIIEIENGKIINKIAISK; this is encoded by the coding sequence ATGAAAGATTTAATTTTACAATTCTTACCATATATAAAAGGGCATAAATACAAATTCATTGCAGCAATTGGTGCTGGGATTGTTACTGCACTTTGCACAGCATTTATTGCATATCTTGTAAAACCTGTGCTTGATGATGTCTTTAGTGCAAAAAATGCTTTTATGCTAGTTATTTTACCAATAGTTGTAATTATTGCCTATTTTGGCAAAAGCACTGGAATGTATATTCAATCATATTTGATGAATTATATAGGGCTTGATATAGTAAGACAAATAAGAAATGAATTGCTAGAGCATATTTTATCGCTTGAAATTGATTTCTTTAATAAAATGAGAAATGGTGAGCTTATCGCAAGGATCACAAATGATATAGAGGCAGTAAGAAATGCTGTATCAAATTATATTGGTGATTTTGCAAGGGAAAGTGTTACTTTTATCGCACTTATTTTTGTAATTATATATCAAAGCCCAAAAATGGCAATATTTGGAATAATTATCATGGGGCTTTCTATGATTCCAGTAAATATTATCGCTAAAAAAATTAAAAATCGCTCCAAAGCCTCAATGGAGCAAAATTCAGATATTACATCAAAATTAAATGAAATTTTTAATAATGCAGAATTAATAAAAGCAAGTAATAGCGAAAACATAGAAACTAAATATTTCAAAGAAGCAAATTTTAAATTTTTTAGAATCAATATGAAAGTAGTCCAGCAAAATCAATTAGTCAATCCACTTATGGAATTTCTAGGAGCAATAATTATTGCAATCATAATATACATAGGTGGAAATGAAGTAATAAATGATAGAATGACTACAGGGGAGTTTTTTTCATTTATTACAGCACTTTTTATGGCATATACTCCACTAAAAAAACTCACATCAATATATACAGGCGTGCAAGGTGCGGTTGCCGCTGGAAATAGAATAATAGAGATATTACATAGAGAACCAACAATAAAAGATGGAACAAAACTAATAAATAAAAATATAGAATCTATCAAATTTAGTAATGTTAGCTTGTATTATGGTGATATTTTGGCACTACAAAATATAGATATAGATTTTAAATATAATGAAATTGTAGTGCTAAAGGGTAAAAGCGGAAGCGGCAAAAGCTCTATTGTAAATCTCATACTTAGATTATACACTCCAACAAGTGGAAATATTACGATTAATAACACACCAATAAAAGAATACACACAAAAAAGTATATGCGATAATATAGCTATTGTTACGCAAAGAATATTTATATTTAATGATAGTATCGCAGCAAATGTTGCATATGGGCAAGAAGTAGATGAAAATAAAATCATAGATGCACTAAAACAAAGTTTTGCATATGATTTTGTAAAAAAACTACCAGATGGAATCTATACAAAACTAGATGAATATGGTGCAAATTTAAGTGGAGGACAAAGGCAGAGAATTGCAATTGCAAGGGCAATATACAGGAATCCTAAAGTATTAATCTTTGATGAGGCAACAAGTGCGCTTGATAAAAATACCGAAGATTCTATAAAAAATACAATTGAGCTAATTAAAAAAGATAAAATCATAATAATAATAGCTCACAGACCAAGCACAATGGAATTAGCAAATAAAATCATAGAAATAGAAAATGGCAAAATAATAAATAAAATAGCTATTTCCAAGTAG
- the gmk gene encoding guanylate kinase, translating into MIKDSNIIIISGPSGAGKSSLCDRLFKQVDNIYFSISSTTRAKRDGEIDGVHYHFISQEEFESGIKNNLFLEWARVHNNYYGTQKIQVDNALKEGKIVLFDVDIQGQESIKGFYPNATSIFITTPNKATLEQRLKSRALDSMESIDTRLSLAYNEMQAIDKFDFIIINDDFDKSFDGFLSIIKSLYFKNSSYCSKNLLATWK; encoded by the coding sequence TTCTAATATCATCATTATATCTGGTCCAAGCGGTGCAGGAAAATCAAGCTTATGTGATAGATTATTTAAACAAGTTGATAATATTTATTTTTCTATATCATCTACAACAAGAGCTAAAAGAGATGGCGAGATAGATGGAGTGCATTATCATTTTATTTCACAAGAAGAATTTGAAAGTGGTATCAAAAATAATCTTTTTTTAGAATGGGCTAGGGTTCATAATAATTATTATGGCACTCAGAAAATACAAGTAGATAATGCACTAAAAGAAGGTAAAATAGTATTATTTGATGTTGATATTCAAGGTCAAGAATCCATTAAAGGGTTTTATCCAAATGCCACATCTATATTTATAACAACACCAAATAAGGCGACATTGGAGCAACGACTAAAAAGCAGGGCATTAGATAGTATGGAGAGTATTGATACTCGTTTAAGCCTTGCTTACAATGAAATGCAAGCAATTGATAAATTTGATTTTATTATTATTAATGATGATTTTGATAAATCATTTGATGGCTTTTTAAGTATCATAAAATCACTCTATTTTAAAAATTCTTCTTATTGTAGTAAGAATCTTCTTGCTACTTGGAAATAG